A genomic stretch from Anaerolinea thermophila UNI-1 includes:
- a CDS encoding segregation and condensation protein A, whose amino-acid sequence MSFQVAGFQTEGYRVQTPVYEGPLDLLLELIERAELDITTLALAQVTDQYLAYLSQLEDRDAAEVSAFLVIAARLVQIKSAALLPRPTVESHTSEEENPGEALARQLIIYKRFKELAEILGDREARNLRTYLRLSQPSVKVEAKLDLSGVSLEDLVQAARGIFISQPDLPALSKVVSKPRITIREKIQNILERLKKAGKTTFRSLISIRNDRLEWVVTFLAMLELVKRHIIQATQQELFGEIELSSNSEGVSAENIETEFIDS is encoded by the coding sequence GTGAGTTTTCAGGTAGCAGGTTTTCAGACAGAAGGGTATCGGGTACAAACCCCTGTATATGAAGGTCCGCTGGACCTTCTGCTGGAATTAATCGAGCGCGCCGAACTGGACATCACCACCCTGGCGCTTGCGCAGGTGACCGACCAGTATCTCGCTTACCTGAGCCAACTGGAAGACCGGGATGCCGCAGAAGTTTCCGCGTTTCTGGTGATTGCCGCAAGACTGGTGCAAATTAAATCTGCCGCATTACTCCCCCGTCCTACTGTAGAATCCCACACCAGCGAGGAGGAAAATCCCGGCGAAGCCCTGGCACGCCAGTTAATCATTTACAAGCGCTTCAAAGAACTGGCAGAAATTCTTGGTGACCGCGAAGCCAGAAATTTGCGCACCTACCTGCGTTTGAGTCAGCCTTCTGTTAAAGTGGAAGCCAAACTGGACCTGAGCGGCGTTTCCCTGGAAGACCTGGTACAAGCCGCGCGCGGGATTTTTATCAGTCAGCCCGACCTGCCTGCCTTGAGCAAGGTGGTTTCCAAACCACGCATTACCATCCGCGAGAAGATTCAAAATATTCTGGAGCGCCTGAAAAAAGCAGGCAAGACCACCTTCCGCTCGCTGATTTCTATTCGAAACGACCGTTTGGAATGGGTGGTGACGTTCCTTGCCATGCTGGAACTGGTCAAGCGCCACATCATTCAAGCCACCCAACAGGAACTTTTCGGCGAAATTGAACTCTCATCCAACAGCGAGGGGGTAAGCGCCGAAAACATTGAGACTGAGTTCATTGATTCGTAA
- the moaC gene encoding cyclic pyranopterin monophosphate synthase MoaC, translating to MDKGGLTHIDESGSAHMVDVSGKPDTERTAIARGEVVLRPETLALIRQGLMKKGDVLGVAQIAGILGAKKTSELIPLCHPLPLHQVDVKLELDDALPGVRITALARTTGKTGVEMEALTAVAVAALTVYDMVKAVEKGARIHNIRLVEKHGGLSGDVINEEA from the coding sequence GTGGATAAAGGCGGTCTTACCCATATAGATGAAAGCGGTTCGGCGCACATGGTGGATGTGAGCGGCAAGCCAGACACCGAACGTACTGCCATTGCCCGTGGAGAGGTGGTTTTACGTCCCGAAACCCTGGCACTTATCCGTCAAGGGCTGATGAAGAAAGGGGATGTGCTGGGCGTAGCACAAATTGCCGGTATTTTGGGGGCAAAAAAGACTAGCGAGTTAATTCCGCTGTGTCATCCCTTGCCTCTGCATCAGGTGGATGTAAAACTGGAATTGGATGATGCCCTTCCGGGAGTCCGTATTACAGCCCTGGCACGTACCACCGGAAAAACCGGTGTGGAAATGGAAGCCCTCACTGCGGTAGCCGTTGCCGCTTTGACGGTGTATGATATGGTCAAAGCCGTGGAAAAAGGGGCGCGCATCCACAATATCCGTTTGGTGGAAAAACATGGCGGCTTGAGCGGAGACGTGATTAACGAGGAAGCATGA
- the rnc gene encoding ribonuclease III, which yields MNENALAESPQEFANRLGLSFKSFFLLSRALTHRSYLNEHPEAIEDNERLEFLGDAVLDFVVGAWLYNRYPDMPEGDLTRMRSVLVSTEQLSEFARKVDLGRALRLGKGETQAGGRDRPALLCDAFEAVIGAIYLDSGIEGVRRFIEPMLEKAADEILARQTIEDPKSMLQEWAQGQGFQAPRYIVRSSSGPEHSKQFEVDVLINGQIYGSGIGSSKQAATKAAAADALKRLGLLEE from the coding sequence GTGAACGAGAATGCTCTGGCAGAATCGCCACAGGAATTTGCCAACCGTTTAGGTCTTTCATTTAAGAGTTTCTTCCTGTTGAGTCGCGCGTTGACCCATCGCTCATATCTCAATGAGCACCCCGAAGCCATTGAAGACAACGAACGCCTGGAATTTTTGGGAGATGCAGTACTGGATTTCGTTGTCGGCGCGTGGCTGTACAATCGCTATCCCGATATGCCTGAGGGGGATTTAACCCGTATGCGTTCGGTGCTGGTTTCCACCGAGCAGTTGTCGGAGTTTGCCCGCAAGGTGGACCTGGGACGGGCCTTGCGCTTGGGCAAAGGCGAAACGCAGGCGGGTGGACGAGACCGCCCGGCGTTATTATGCGACGCTTTTGAAGCCGTCATTGGAGCTATTTACCTCGATTCTGGTATTGAGGGGGTGCGCCGCTTTATTGAGCCTATGCTGGAAAAAGCGGCGGATGAAATCCTTGCCCGGCAAACCATTGAAGACCCCAAGAGCATGTTGCAGGAATGGGCGCAGGGACAGGGTTTTCAGGCACCGCGCTACATTGTCCGTTCGTCCAGCGGTCCAGAGCATTCCAAACAGTTTGAGGTGGATGTGCTGATTAACGGGCAGATTTACGGCTCGGGGATTGGGTCGAGCAAGCAAGCCGCGACCAAAGCCGCCGCCGCTGATGCGCTCAAACGCCTTGGTTTGCTGGAAGAATGA
- the moaD gene encoding molybdopterin converting factor subunit 1, with product MKVVVLMFASLKERAGFSRKELELPAESRVRDLKQLLSQSLPNLAGTMENVIVAVNRQFAFDEDLIPDQAEVALFPPVSGGAEFPTIVRVTTDVLDLDDLLARITLPTTGAACFFTGMVRAKTERGAPHETVRLEYEAYVPMAEAKMRQVAEEIRQRWPSVEGIAIVQRIGLLDAGTPTVLIACTAAHRDTGVFEAARYGIDRLKEIVPIWKKEIGPHGEVWVEGEYHPKRGD from the coding sequence ATGAAGGTTGTTGTCTTAATGTTTGCTTCGCTGAAAGAACGGGCAGGTTTTTCCCGTAAAGAATTAGAACTGCCGGCGGAAAGCCGTGTTCGCGATCTCAAGCAACTGCTGAGTCAATCGTTACCCAACCTGGCGGGAACAATGGAAAATGTGATTGTGGCGGTGAATCGGCAGTTCGCTTTCGACGAGGATCTTATTCCCGATCAGGCTGAGGTGGCTCTGTTCCCGCCGGTAAGCGGGGGAGCAGAGTTTCCTACGATAGTGAGGGTGACCACGGACGTGCTGGATTTGGATGACCTTCTTGCGCGGATTACCCTGCCCACCACTGGCGCGGCGTGTTTCTTTACCGGGATGGTGCGGGCAAAAACCGAACGGGGTGCCCCCCACGAGACGGTGCGGTTAGAGTACGAAGCCTATGTGCCCATGGCGGAAGCCAAAATGAGGCAGGTGGCGGAGGAAATCCGCCAGCGCTGGCCCTCAGTCGAGGGTATCGCCATCGTTCAGCGTATTGGCTTGCTGGATGCAGGTACACCCACCGTGTTGATTGCCTGCACGGCGGCACATCGTGATACCGGCGTTTTTGAGGCGGCACGTTACGGTATTGACCGTCTGAAGGAAATTGTTCCAATCTGGAAGAAAGAGATTGGCCCACATGGCGAAGTTTGGGTTGAAGGGGAATACCACCCGAAACGGGGTGATTAA
- a CDS encoding SDR family oxidoreductase, which produces MDLGLRGKIAVVTGASRGLGFATARLLAQEGAQVVINSRNSERLNRAAEQISRESGSEVLAIAGDVTNAEFPSALVQRTVERFGGLDLLVTNTGGPKPGAFEDLNEEDWQRAVDLCLMAHVRLIRAALPILKRSSSPAILTITSISVKQPIPNLILSNAVRAATVGLTKSLALELGQYNIRVNSILPAWVETERIAELLEARAKANQTRIEEEMAKQALESPFGRIAQPEEFARAAVFLLSPAASYLTGVMLPVDGGMYKGVF; this is translated from the coding sequence ATGGATTTGGGTCTTCGGGGAAAAATTGCAGTGGTAACCGGCGCAAGCCGCGGCTTGGGCTTTGCCACCGCCCGCCTGTTGGCGCAGGAAGGCGCGCAGGTTGTTATCAACAGCCGTAATTCCGAGCGTTTGAACCGCGCCGCCGAGCAAATTTCCCGCGAAAGCGGATCGGAAGTACTGGCTATTGCCGGAGATGTTACCAATGCAGAATTTCCCTCAGCCCTGGTACAACGCACCGTCGAACGCTTTGGCGGACTGGATTTGCTGGTCACCAATACTGGCGGTCCAAAGCCCGGGGCTTTTGAAGACCTGAACGAAGAAGACTGGCAACGGGCTGTTGATTTGTGCCTGATGGCGCATGTACGGCTCATCCGCGCGGCATTGCCAATTTTGAAGCGAAGTTCATCCCCCGCTATTCTTACCATTACCTCGATTTCAGTCAAGCAACCCATCCCCAACCTGATTCTTTCCAATGCAGTCCGCGCCGCTACGGTAGGGTTAACCAAATCGCTGGCGCTGGAATTGGGACAATACAACATCCGGGTAAACTCTATCCTGCCGGCATGGGTGGAAACGGAACGCATTGCCGAACTGCTGGAAGCCCGCGCGAAAGCCAACCAGACCCGTATTGAAGAAGAAATGGCGAAGCAGGCGCTCGAATCACCCTTTGGGCGCATTGCCCAGCCCGAAGAATTTGCCCGCGCGGCAGTGTTCCTGCTTTCTCCAGCAGCATCTTACCTTACAGGTGTCATGTTACCGGTAGATGGCGGTATGTACAAAGGAGTGTTTTAA
- a CDS encoding DUF503 domain-containing protein, translating into MPVGVLSIHIRLPGCTSLKEKRGRIKPVLARLHREFNVSAAEMDLQDHWQEALLACAALSNDRVQVQRLLQKALEDVHDHFLDIEVLDHHIELI; encoded by the coding sequence ATGCCCGTAGGTGTATTGTCCATTCACATTCGTCTGCCGGGGTGCACCTCGCTCAAAGAAAAACGCGGGCGCATCAAACCCGTGCTGGCACGTTTACACCGCGAGTTTAACGTCTCTGCCGCCGAAATGGACCTGCAGGATCACTGGCAGGAAGCCCTGCTCGCCTGCGCCGCATTGAGCAACGATCGCGTACAGGTACAACGTCTGCTCCAAAAAGCGCTGGAAGATGTTCACGACCACTTTTTGGATATTGAAGTACTGGATCATCACATTGAATTGATATAG